In Phyllopteryx taeniolatus isolate TA_2022b chromosome 13, UOR_Ptae_1.2, whole genome shotgun sequence, the following are encoded in one genomic region:
- the l2hgdh gene encoding L-2-hydroxyglutarate dehydrogenase, mitochondrial isoform X2, producing MFRVVGTRAALKAASAKLLHDTCTRHIHSTCDVAVVGAGIVGLATARELFLRHPALTFTLLEKEKELSMHQSGHNSGVIHSGIYYTPGSLKARLCVRGAALAYDYCDKKGLPYKKCGKLIVAVEQEEIPRLKALYERGLKNNVPGLSIVDAKGIREREPYCRGVMALNSPNTGIVDWRQVALQYGKDFEEAGGKVVTQYEVSDIAMVTESPAGGTEGLKYPIAIKDKKVPDPRFPFLGVHFTPRMDGSIWLGPNAVLAFKREGYKIYDVNVRDMADALAFRGLQKLVLRNISYGIGEMYRGIFIGAQVKLLQKYIPDLSRGDVLRGPAGVRAQALDRDGNLVDDFVFDGGTGDLGSRVLHVRNAPSPAATSSLAIAEMVADEVEGRFAL from the exons ATGTTTCGGGTCGTGGGCACGAGAGCCGCTTTAAAGGCTGCTAGCGCTAAGTTGCTACATGACACCTGCACAAGACACATACACAg TACCTGCGATGTGGCCGTGGTGGGCGCCGGCATCGTGGGCTTGGCCACCGCCCGAGAGCTCTTCCTGCGACACCCCGCCCTCACCTTCACTCTGCTGGAGAAGGAGAAAGAGCTCT CCATGCACCAGAGCGGCCACAACAGCGGCGTGATCCACAGCGGCATATACTACACGCCGGGCTCGCTCAAGGCTCGGCTGTGCGTGCGAGGAGCGGCGCTGGCCTACGACTACTGCGACAAGAAAGGACTGCCCTACAAGAAGTGTGGAAAG CTCATTGTGGCAGTGGAACAGGAGGAAATCCCTCGTCTCAAAGCGTTATACGAGCGAGGGCTGAAGAACAACGTGCCAGGACTCAGCATCGTGGACGCCAAAGGAATCAGAGAGCGAGAGCCGTACTGCAGG GGAGTCATGGCGCTGAACTCCCCAAACACGGGCATCGTGGACTGGCGGCAGGTGGCGCTGCAGTACGGCAAAGACTTTGAGGAGGCTGGCGGCAAGGTGGTCACGCAGTACGAAGTCAGTGACATCGCCATGGTCACCGAGAGCCCCGCAGGGGGCACTGAAG GACTCAAATATCCAATTGCCATCAAAGACAAGAAG GTGCCAGACCCTCGCTTCCCCTTCCTGGGCGTCCACTTCACGCCGCGCATGGACGGCAGCATCTGGCTGGGACCCAACGCCGTGCTGGCCTTCAAGAGGGAAGGATACAAGATCTACGACGTCAACGTGAGAGACATGGCCGACGCGCTCGCCTTCAG AGGGCTTCAGAAGCTGGTGTTGAGGAACATCTCTTACGGCATCGGCGAGATGTACCGAGGCATCTTCATCGGGGCGCAGGTCAAGCTCCTGCAAAAGTACATTCCCGATCTGTCTCGCGGTGACGTGCTCAG GGGTCCGGCCGGGGTGCGAGCGCAGGCGCTGGACCGCGACGGCAACCTGGTGGACGACTTCGTGTTCGACGGCGGCACGGGCGACCTGGGCAGCCGTGTGCTGCACGTGCGCAACGCTCCCTCGCCCGCCGCCACCTCCTCGCTCGCCATCGCAGAAATGGTCGCCGACGAGGTGGAGGGCCGCTTTGCGCTCTGA
- the l2hgdh gene encoding L-2-hydroxyglutarate dehydrogenase, mitochondrial isoform X1 has protein sequence MFRVVGTRAALKAASAKLLHDTCTRHIHSTCDVAVVGAGIVGLATARELFLRHPALTFTLLEKEKELSMHQSGHNSGVIHSGIYYTPGSLKARLCVRGAALAYDYCDKKGLPYKKCGKLIVAVEQEEIPRLKALYERGLKNNVPGLSIVDAKGIREREPYCRGVMALNSPNTGIVDWRQVALQYGKDFEEAGGKVVTQYEVSDIAMVTESPAGGTEGLKYPIAIKDKKGNEVRCRYVLTCGGLYSDRLSQISGCSREPRIVPFRGDYLVLKPEKHYLVKGNIYPVPDPRFPFLGVHFTPRMDGSIWLGPNAVLAFKREGYKIYDVNVRDMADALAFRGLQKLVLRNISYGIGEMYRGIFIGAQVKLLQKYIPDLSRGDVLRGPAGVRAQALDRDGNLVDDFVFDGGTGDLGSRVLHVRNAPSPAATSSLAIAEMVADEVEGRFAL, from the exons ATGTTTCGGGTCGTGGGCACGAGAGCCGCTTTAAAGGCTGCTAGCGCTAAGTTGCTACATGACACCTGCACAAGACACATACACAg TACCTGCGATGTGGCCGTGGTGGGCGCCGGCATCGTGGGCTTGGCCACCGCCCGAGAGCTCTTCCTGCGACACCCCGCCCTCACCTTCACTCTGCTGGAGAAGGAGAAAGAGCTCT CCATGCACCAGAGCGGCCACAACAGCGGCGTGATCCACAGCGGCATATACTACACGCCGGGCTCGCTCAAGGCTCGGCTGTGCGTGCGAGGAGCGGCGCTGGCCTACGACTACTGCGACAAGAAAGGACTGCCCTACAAGAAGTGTGGAAAG CTCATTGTGGCAGTGGAACAGGAGGAAATCCCTCGTCTCAAAGCGTTATACGAGCGAGGGCTGAAGAACAACGTGCCAGGACTCAGCATCGTGGACGCCAAAGGAATCAGAGAGCGAGAGCCGTACTGCAGG GGAGTCATGGCGCTGAACTCCCCAAACACGGGCATCGTGGACTGGCGGCAGGTGGCGCTGCAGTACGGCAAAGACTTTGAGGAGGCTGGCGGCAAGGTGGTCACGCAGTACGAAGTCAGTGACATCGCCATGGTCACCGAGAGCCCCGCAGGGGGCACTGAAG GACTCAAATATCCAATTGCCATCAAAGACAAGAAG GGCAATGAGGTGCGCTGCCGCTACGTGCTGACCTGCGGGGGGCTCTACTCGGACCGCCTGTCGCAGATCTCCGGGTGCAGCCGGGAGCCTCGCATCGTCCCTTTCCGAGGCGACTATCTGGTCCTCAAGCCGGAGAAACACTACCTGGTCAAAGGCAACATTTATCCC GTGCCAGACCCTCGCTTCCCCTTCCTGGGCGTCCACTTCACGCCGCGCATGGACGGCAGCATCTGGCTGGGACCCAACGCCGTGCTGGCCTTCAAGAGGGAAGGATACAAGATCTACGACGTCAACGTGAGAGACATGGCCGACGCGCTCGCCTTCAG AGGGCTTCAGAAGCTGGTGTTGAGGAACATCTCTTACGGCATCGGCGAGATGTACCGAGGCATCTTCATCGGGGCGCAGGTCAAGCTCCTGCAAAAGTACATTCCCGATCTGTCTCGCGGTGACGTGCTCAG GGGTCCGGCCGGGGTGCGAGCGCAGGCGCTGGACCGCGACGGCAACCTGGTGGACGACTTCGTGTTCGACGGCGGCACGGGCGACCTGGGCAGCCGTGTGCTGCACGTGCGCAACGCTCCCTCGCCCGCCGCCACCTCCTCGCTCGCCATCGCAGAAATGGTCGCCGACGAGGTGGAGGGCCGCTTTGCGCTCTGA
- the l2hgdh gene encoding L-2-hydroxyglutarate dehydrogenase, mitochondrial isoform X4, with product MLEAMHQSGHNSGVIHSGIYYTPGSLKARLCVRGAALAYDYCDKKGLPYKKCGKLIVAVEQEEIPRLKALYERGLKNNVPGLSIVDAKGIREREPYCRGVMALNSPNTGIVDWRQVALQYGKDFEEAGGKVVTQYEVSDIAMVTESPAGGTEGLKYPIAIKDKKGNEVRCRYVLTCGGLYSDRLSQISGCSREPRIVPFRGDYLVLKPEKHYLVKGNIYPVPDPRFPFLGVHFTPRMDGSIWLGPNAVLAFKREGYKIYDVNVRDMADALAFRGLQKLVLRNISYGIGEMYRGIFIGAQVKLLQKYIPDLSRGDVLRGPAGVRAQALDRDGNLVDDFVFDGGTGDLGSRVLHVRNAPSPAATSSLAIAEMVADEVEGRFAL from the exons atgttGGAAG CCATGCACCAGAGCGGCCACAACAGCGGCGTGATCCACAGCGGCATATACTACACGCCGGGCTCGCTCAAGGCTCGGCTGTGCGTGCGAGGAGCGGCGCTGGCCTACGACTACTGCGACAAGAAAGGACTGCCCTACAAGAAGTGTGGAAAG CTCATTGTGGCAGTGGAACAGGAGGAAATCCCTCGTCTCAAAGCGTTATACGAGCGAGGGCTGAAGAACAACGTGCCAGGACTCAGCATCGTGGACGCCAAAGGAATCAGAGAGCGAGAGCCGTACTGCAGG GGAGTCATGGCGCTGAACTCCCCAAACACGGGCATCGTGGACTGGCGGCAGGTGGCGCTGCAGTACGGCAAAGACTTTGAGGAGGCTGGCGGCAAGGTGGTCACGCAGTACGAAGTCAGTGACATCGCCATGGTCACCGAGAGCCCCGCAGGGGGCACTGAAG GACTCAAATATCCAATTGCCATCAAAGACAAGAAG GGCAATGAGGTGCGCTGCCGCTACGTGCTGACCTGCGGGGGGCTCTACTCGGACCGCCTGTCGCAGATCTCCGGGTGCAGCCGGGAGCCTCGCATCGTCCCTTTCCGAGGCGACTATCTGGTCCTCAAGCCGGAGAAACACTACCTGGTCAAAGGCAACATTTATCCC GTGCCAGACCCTCGCTTCCCCTTCCTGGGCGTCCACTTCACGCCGCGCATGGACGGCAGCATCTGGCTGGGACCCAACGCCGTGCTGGCCTTCAAGAGGGAAGGATACAAGATCTACGACGTCAACGTGAGAGACATGGCCGACGCGCTCGCCTTCAG AGGGCTTCAGAAGCTGGTGTTGAGGAACATCTCTTACGGCATCGGCGAGATGTACCGAGGCATCTTCATCGGGGCGCAGGTCAAGCTCCTGCAAAAGTACATTCCCGATCTGTCTCGCGGTGACGTGCTCAG GGGTCCGGCCGGGGTGCGAGCGCAGGCGCTGGACCGCGACGGCAACCTGGTGGACGACTTCGTGTTCGACGGCGGCACGGGCGACCTGGGCAGCCGTGTGCTGCACGTGCGCAACGCTCCCTCGCCCGCCGCCACCTCCTCGCTCGCCATCGCAGAAATGGTCGCCGACGAGGTGGAGGGCCGCTTTGCGCTCTGA
- the l2hgdh gene encoding L-2-hydroxyglutarate dehydrogenase, mitochondrial isoform X3 — MFRVVGTRAALKAASAKLLHDTCTRHIHSTCDVAVVGAGIVGLATARELFLRHPALTFTLLEKEKELSMHQSGHNSGVIHSGIYYTPGSLKARLCVRGAALAYDYCDKKGLPYKKCGKLIVAVEQEEIPRLKALYERGLKNNVPGLSIVDAKGIREREPYCRGVMALNSPNTGIVDWRQVALQYGKDFEEAGGKVVTQYEVSDIAMVTESPAGGTEGLKYPIAIKDKKGNEVRCRYVLTCGGLYSDRLSQISGCSREPRIVPFRGDYLVLKPEKHYLVKGNIYPVPDPRFPFLGVHFTPRMDGSIWLGPNAVLAFKREGYKIYDVNVRDMADALAFRGLQKLVLRNISYGIGEMYRGIFIGAQVKLLQKYIPDLSRGDVLSW; from the exons ATGTTTCGGGTCGTGGGCACGAGAGCCGCTTTAAAGGCTGCTAGCGCTAAGTTGCTACATGACACCTGCACAAGACACATACACAg TACCTGCGATGTGGCCGTGGTGGGCGCCGGCATCGTGGGCTTGGCCACCGCCCGAGAGCTCTTCCTGCGACACCCCGCCCTCACCTTCACTCTGCTGGAGAAGGAGAAAGAGCTCT CCATGCACCAGAGCGGCCACAACAGCGGCGTGATCCACAGCGGCATATACTACACGCCGGGCTCGCTCAAGGCTCGGCTGTGCGTGCGAGGAGCGGCGCTGGCCTACGACTACTGCGACAAGAAAGGACTGCCCTACAAGAAGTGTGGAAAG CTCATTGTGGCAGTGGAACAGGAGGAAATCCCTCGTCTCAAAGCGTTATACGAGCGAGGGCTGAAGAACAACGTGCCAGGACTCAGCATCGTGGACGCCAAAGGAATCAGAGAGCGAGAGCCGTACTGCAGG GGAGTCATGGCGCTGAACTCCCCAAACACGGGCATCGTGGACTGGCGGCAGGTGGCGCTGCAGTACGGCAAAGACTTTGAGGAGGCTGGCGGCAAGGTGGTCACGCAGTACGAAGTCAGTGACATCGCCATGGTCACCGAGAGCCCCGCAGGGGGCACTGAAG GACTCAAATATCCAATTGCCATCAAAGACAAGAAG GGCAATGAGGTGCGCTGCCGCTACGTGCTGACCTGCGGGGGGCTCTACTCGGACCGCCTGTCGCAGATCTCCGGGTGCAGCCGGGAGCCTCGCATCGTCCCTTTCCGAGGCGACTATCTGGTCCTCAAGCCGGAGAAACACTACCTGGTCAAAGGCAACATTTATCCC GTGCCAGACCCTCGCTTCCCCTTCCTGGGCGTCCACTTCACGCCGCGCATGGACGGCAGCATCTGGCTGGGACCCAACGCCGTGCTGGCCTTCAAGAGGGAAGGATACAAGATCTACGACGTCAACGTGAGAGACATGGCCGACGCGCTCGCCTTCAG AGGGCTTCAGAAGCTGGTGTTGAGGAACATCTCTTACGGCATCGGCGAGATGTACCGAGGCATCTTCATCGGGGCGCAGGTCAAGCTCCTGCAAAAGTACATTCCCGATCTGTCTCGCGGTGACGTGCTCAG CTGGTGA
- the dmac2l gene encoding ATP synthase subunit s, mitochondrial, whose protein sequence is MMRLLVKAVQSAIKQRESSRRHFWGWLNAVFNKVDYERIKAVGPDRAASEWLLRCGAKVRFLGLDRWHGDYNALPTGPLGRFKIQAIDATDSCIMYRGFDHLEGLQYVEEVKLNKCTYIEDTCLERLSSLENLQRSVFMMEVVSCGNVTDKGLVALHKLRNLEYLFLSDLPGIKDKENTVERLKTALPRLDIHLDLN, encoded by the exons ATG ATGAGGCTGTTAGTGAAGGCGGTGCAGTCTGCTATAAAGCAGAGAGAGAGTAGCCGGAGACACTTCTGGGGCTGGCTCAATGCTGTTTTCAATAA GGTGGACTACGAGCGCATCAAGGCTGTGGGTCCCGACCGGGCGGCGTCCGAGTGGTTGCTGAGGTGCGGTGCCAAGGTGCGCTTCCTGGGTTTGGATCGCTGGCACGGAGACTACAACGCGCTACCCACCGGACCTCTGGGACGCTTCAAGATccaagccatcgacgccacAGACTCCTGTATCATGTACCGAGGCTTCGACCATCTCG aAGGTTTGCAGTACGTGGAGGAGGTTAAGCTCAACAAGTGCACGTACATCGAGGACACGTGCTTGGAGCGACTCAGCTCGCTGGAGAACCTGCAGCGCAGCGTCTTCATGATGGAGGTGGTGTCGTGTGGGAACGTCACGGACAAGGGCCTCGTCGCTCTGCACAAACTCAG GAATCTAGAGTACCTGTTCCTCAGTGACCTGCCCGGTATCAAAGACAAAGAGAACACGGTGGAACGTTTAAAGACGGCACTCCCGCGCCTTGATATCCACCTGGAccttaactaa